The Ochrobactrum quorumnocens genome has a segment encoding these proteins:
- a CDS encoding glutamate-1-semialdehyde 2,1-aminomutase, which translates to MNLFTSRFRNSQLLRSKAHALIPGGCHTYAKGDDQYPVLAPGFIQRGSGSHVFDVDGNQYIEYGMGNRSVGLGHAYPPVLHAVRDALQDGCNFTRPSAIEIECAESFLELIEGAEMVKFCKDGSDATSAAVRLARAYTGRDMVACCADHPFFSTDDWFIGTTKMNAGIPASVSALTATFRYNDIASVKALFENYPGMISALILEPARMDEPQDSFLHEAKRIAHENGALFILDEMITGFRWHMRGAQKLYDIEPDLSCFGKALGNGFAISALAGKAEYMQLGGLTQTDFARVFLLSTTHGAETHSMAAAIATMKVYRDEPVIERLYEQGRRLAEGVNTAIAAYGLEKNVRLVGRPCCLAYATLDENGQPSQALRTLLLQETIRRGVLMPSLVVSYTHSDTDIARTVDAIDGALGVYVRALNDGVDNYLTGRPSEVVYRRFNDAPSYPPAKR; encoded by the coding sequence ATGAACCTTTTCACATCCCGGTTTCGCAATTCGCAATTGCTCAGAAGCAAGGCACACGCTCTCATACCGGGTGGATGTCATACATATGCCAAAGGCGACGATCAATATCCGGTTCTGGCACCGGGTTTCATACAGCGTGGTTCAGGCTCGCACGTGTTTGATGTCGATGGAAACCAATATATTGAATACGGAATGGGCAATCGTTCCGTGGGGCTCGGACATGCCTATCCGCCAGTGCTGCACGCAGTCCGGGATGCGTTGCAGGATGGCTGCAACTTTACCAGGCCGAGCGCGATAGAAATTGAATGCGCTGAGAGCTTTCTTGAATTAATCGAGGGAGCTGAGATGGTAAAATTCTGCAAGGATGGGTCGGACGCTACCTCAGCGGCCGTGCGTCTGGCGCGTGCCTATACCGGCCGCGATATGGTCGCGTGTTGTGCCGACCACCCATTTTTCTCGACTGACGACTGGTTCATTGGGACGACGAAAATGAATGCGGGTATTCCTGCATCAGTGTCCGCTTTGACAGCTACCTTTCGTTATAATGATATTGCCAGCGTAAAGGCTTTGTTCGAAAATTATCCGGGCATGATTTCAGCGCTCATTCTTGAACCAGCGCGGATGGATGAACCCCAAGATAGTTTCTTGCACGAAGCAAAACGAATTGCCCATGAAAACGGTGCCCTATTTATCCTCGATGAGATGATAACGGGCTTTCGTTGGCATATGCGCGGGGCGCAAAAGCTTTATGACATAGAGCCTGATCTCTCGTGCTTTGGCAAAGCCTTGGGAAATGGATTTGCAATCTCGGCACTCGCAGGAAAAGCCGAGTATATGCAGCTTGGTGGGCTTACACAAACCGACTTTGCCCGCGTATTTTTGCTGTCGACCACCCACGGCGCTGAAACTCACTCCATGGCAGCTGCAATTGCCACCATGAAGGTCTATCGTGACGAGCCGGTGATTGAGCGGCTTTACGAGCAGGGTCGGAGGCTTGCAGAAGGGGTTAATACAGCAATTGCAGCGTATGGATTAGAAAAGAATGTTCGGTTGGTTGGACGCCCTTGCTGTCTGGCTTACGCAACTCTCGATGAGAATGGACAGCCATCTCAGGCGCTGCGGACACTTCTTCTTCAAGAGACGATCAGGCGAGGTGTACTCATGCCGTCACTCGTTGTAAGCTACACGCATAGTGACACGGATATTGCACGTACCGTCGACGCAATTGATGGAGCACTTGGTGTCTATGTCAGGGCACTTAATGACGGTGTCGATAATTATCTTACTGGGCGCCCGTCAGAGGTGGTATATCGCCGATTTAATGATGCGCCATCATATCCGCCTGCTAAGCGATGA
- a CDS encoding polysaccharide pyruvyl transferase family protein translates to MRIGLFGQFGSGNTGNDGSLEAMLQLLKRTCPSAQLICICSRPEIIVEKFRIDAVPVGQPASENAIIRLINKVLLEFPRRVTGFLGAVSLAQGIDLIIVPGTGILDDFNEDPFGWPFAVLRWSVAARLAGARFAFISIGAGPVTHPLSRFFVRKASMMAAYRSYRDQVSYDFMKSLNMDVANDIVSADIAFALPTAEDELRNTGDQRVGLGIMTYKGWKKQAADGAAIYDNYLDKMTELIDELLQDGRQVRLLIGDKGDLEAVDDLQRRISASNLGNVIFEPVASLNDLMQQIAKTDIVVASRYHNIVCSLSMGRPAISIGYARKNDALLNDTGLSEFCHHIESFDPKTLLAQIDNMFSRREELVKTVEDGVKLYRKRLAEQEEVLRVNLLQKSR, encoded by the coding sequence ATGAGAATAGGTCTTTTCGGTCAGTTCGGTTCTGGCAATACCGGCAATGACGGATCGCTTGAAGCAATGCTGCAACTATTGAAACGCACGTGCCCAAGTGCTCAGCTCATCTGTATATGCTCCAGACCCGAAATCATCGTCGAGAAATTCCGAATAGATGCGGTTCCTGTTGGGCAGCCTGCGTCGGAAAATGCAATCATAAGGCTGATCAACAAAGTTCTCTTAGAGTTTCCGCGCCGTGTTACCGGCTTCTTGGGGGCAGTGTCGCTCGCTCAAGGCATTGATCTCATCATTGTTCCTGGCACCGGCATTCTTGATGACTTCAACGAAGATCCGTTTGGGTGGCCATTCGCAGTTCTACGTTGGTCTGTGGCAGCGAGATTGGCAGGAGCGCGCTTTGCCTTCATTTCAATTGGTGCAGGTCCTGTCACGCATCCTTTGAGTCGCTTTTTCGTCCGCAAAGCTTCGATGATGGCCGCGTACCGTTCCTACCGCGATCAGGTTTCTTATGATTTCATGAAGTCTTTAAATATGGATGTTGCAAACGACATTGTCAGTGCTGACATCGCATTTGCGCTACCCACGGCAGAAGACGAATTGCGTAACACCGGCGATCAGCGAGTGGGTCTGGGTATTATGACATATAAAGGTTGGAAAAAGCAGGCCGCAGATGGTGCTGCGATTTACGATAATTATCTCGATAAGATGACCGAGTTGATTGACGAACTTCTACAGGACGGACGGCAGGTACGCCTGCTTATCGGTGACAAGGGTGACCTTGAGGCAGTAGATGATCTACAACGGCGCATTAGCGCATCCAATTTAGGAAATGTTATTTTCGAGCCTGTTGCTTCTCTTAACGATCTCATGCAGCAAATTGCAAAAACCGATATAGTGGTTGCCAGCCGATATCATAACATCGTTTGCTCTCTTTCTATGGGCAGACCCGCAATTTCGATTGGTTATGCACGGAAGAACGACGCGCTTTTAAATGACACCGGTCTGAGTGAATTTTGCCATCACATTGAGAGCTTTGATCCGAAAACACTGCTCGCTCAGATCGACAATATGTTTTCTCGCAGAGAAGAACTCGTGAAAACTGTCGAAGATGGCGTCAAGCTCTATCGCAAGAGACTTGCTGAGCAAGAAGAAGTATTACGCGTCAATCTTCTCCAAAAAAGCAGATAA
- a CDS encoding glycosyltransferase family 4 protein, translating to MKCAYFVRPHIGGTYSVFTRLSSSLRRYGIELRWLAAGAAGETISFPSAGQGLGDALRKGDAIDQMGVLDEETRARRMVTFLREKKFEAVFVNVLSSRFETNLVRYLPDDILRIMIVHNITPGTYAAARAIRDHVHATVGVSKRCRDDLVNHYGFDAARTLVIPHGLNKNICTPQTVSQRDENAPLRLLYLGRIEDNSKGVFWLPNILRELKCDYHLTVAGDGPDLAQLRHRLESFRERISFTSWVAPSDVPWLVSQHDVMVMPSRFEGFGLTLIEAMSQGCPAVVSRIAGVTDTIVTNGEDGLLFPVGDFRQAALHIDFLADNKHLRDEMAQAAILKVAVAFNNDQVGQTYAGLLENLMQSRPAIAPPLALSQWNMPTALHSSLRSRLPKPVKNWLRQMRERLNTAWSTV from the coding sequence ATGAAATGTGCTTACTTCGTCCGTCCACATATTGGTGGAACCTACTCTGTGTTTACGCGCCTGAGTTCGTCGCTTCGACGGTACGGTATTGAATTGCGTTGGTTAGCTGCGGGAGCCGCAGGAGAAACGATCAGTTTTCCATCTGCAGGTCAGGGATTAGGCGATGCGTTACGAAAAGGTGATGCAATTGATCAGATGGGCGTGCTGGACGAGGAAACACGCGCCAGAAGGATGGTCACGTTTCTGCGCGAGAAAAAATTCGAGGCCGTGTTCGTAAACGTTCTGTCGAGCCGCTTCGAAACCAACTTGGTGCGATATCTACCAGATGACATTTTACGCATTATGATCGTGCACAATATCACGCCGGGTACTTATGCAGCGGCTCGCGCGATACGCGATCACGTTCATGCGACAGTGGGCGTATCCAAACGCTGTCGGGACGATCTGGTGAACCATTATGGCTTCGATGCCGCGCGAACACTGGTTATCCCGCATGGCTTGAACAAGAATATTTGTACACCGCAAACAGTATCGCAGCGGGATGAAAATGCACCTTTACGCCTGCTTTATCTCGGCCGCATCGAGGACAATTCAAAAGGCGTGTTCTGGCTGCCCAATATTTTGCGCGAACTAAAATGTGATTATCATCTAACCGTAGCAGGTGACGGCCCAGATTTGGCTCAATTGCGTCATCGACTTGAGAGTTTTCGCGAGAGGATAAGTTTCACGAGCTGGGTTGCGCCATCAGATGTTCCCTGGCTTGTCAGTCAGCACGACGTTATGGTTATGCCATCCCGGTTTGAAGGATTTGGTCTTACGCTCATTGAAGCGATGAGCCAGGGGTGTCCTGCGGTTGTTTCTAGGATCGCGGGTGTAACTGACACGATTGTCACTAACGGTGAAGATGGCCTTTTGTTTCCGGTTGGAGATTTCCGACAGGCAGCCCTCCACATAGATTTTCTAGCAGATAATAAGCATTTGAGAGATGAGATGGCTCAGGCCGCTATCCTTAAAGTAGCTGTCGCTTTCAATAATGATCAGGTGGGTCAGACCTATGCGGGGCTTCTCGAAAACCTCATGCAGAGCCGACCGGCAATTGCACCACCTTTAGCCTTGTCGCAGTGGAATATGCCAACGGCGTTGCATTCAAGTCTGCGAAGCCGGTTGCCTAAACCCGTCAAGAACTGGCTGCGACAGATGCGAGAACGCCTGAACACAGCTTGGTCCACAGTGTGA
- a CDS encoding NAD-dependent epimerase/dehydratase family protein produces the protein MKVLVTGHQGYIGSVMVPTLINAGHDVSGYDIGLYQHCLFEEGGSVFNVPTIRKDVRDVSPRDLEGFDAVIHLAALSNDPLGNLNEDLTYEINHHASVAMAKAAKSAGVGRFLFASSCSNYGISDADLIDETGELKPVTAYGRSKVRAEQEIRALADTSFCPVYLRPATAYGVSPFLRFDIVLNNLVAWAVTKGLIYLKSDGTPWRPIVHIRDISRAFNAAMEAPREKVFNESFNVGSTEHNYRIRDIASIVADNVPDCRIEYADDAGPDTRSYRVSFEKLARVLPAAKPQWDAVAGAQELLAAYSRSSLTLEEFEGPRFQRIAHIRKLIAQGVLDANLRRVDEHLQPLRVTA, from the coding sequence ATGAAGGTACTTGTTACAGGACATCAGGGCTATATTGGATCGGTGATGGTGCCGACATTGATTAATGCGGGACATGATGTCTCGGGCTATGACATCGGTCTGTATCAGCACTGTCTTTTCGAAGAGGGAGGATCGGTCTTCAATGTCCCGACAATCCGCAAGGATGTGCGTGATGTGTCGCCACGAGATCTGGAAGGCTTCGACGCTGTTATTCATCTAGCAGCGCTGTCTAACGATCCGCTGGGCAATCTCAACGAAGACCTCACTTATGAGATCAATCATCATGCCAGTGTGGCTATGGCAAAAGCAGCGAAATCAGCCGGTGTTGGCAGGTTCTTGTTTGCATCATCCTGCAGCAATTACGGCATCAGTGATGCTGATTTGATTGATGAAACCGGAGAACTTAAGCCCGTCACTGCTTATGGCCGTTCCAAAGTGAGAGCGGAACAGGAAATACGAGCCTTGGCAGATACCAGTTTTTGTCCGGTCTATCTTCGACCGGCGACGGCTTACGGCGTTTCCCCATTTCTGCGGTTCGACATAGTGCTCAACAATCTGGTTGCCTGGGCAGTCACAAAGGGGCTTATTTATCTCAAATCAGACGGTACACCCTGGCGACCGATAGTTCACATCCGAGATATCTCGCGTGCGTTTAATGCAGCAATGGAAGCACCGCGAGAGAAGGTATTTAATGAATCCTTCAATGTGGGCTCGACCGAACATAATTATCGCATTCGCGATATCGCCAGCATTGTTGCAGACAATGTCCCTGATTGCCGGATAGAATACGCAGATGACGCAGGCCCTGATACGCGTTCTTATCGGGTTAGTTTTGAGAAACTGGCGCGCGTTCTGCCAGCGGCTAAGCCGCAATGGGATGCGGTCGCTGGTGCTCAGGAGCTTCTAGCGGCTTATAGCCGGTCTTCATTGACGCTAGAGGAATTTGAAGGTCCGCGGTTCCAGCGTATAGCTCATATTCGAAAGCTGATTGCTCAAGGTGTGCTCGATGCCAATCTGCGTAGAGTAGATGAACATCTACAACCGCTTCGGGTAACTGCATAA
- a CDS encoding DUF4038 domain-containing protein produces the protein MRISRLGFILCFSLLLTGVAQAENVFPVRVSQDHRTFEDAQGKPFLLHGDTAWSLIAELKRNDVETYLADRRERGFNAILVNLIERQFSSNPPRNAYGELPFANEAFGALNPKYFDHAAWIIGRAQKLGLVVFLAPAYLGVNGGDQGWFAEAQAAGPEKMKAYGKAIAQKFSKFPNIVWALGGDFDAPDRELVSKLAEGIAAISPHALQTVHSGRDTKTAKLWADQHWLAIDTVYTYNNIHKTTLDRSKSSRMPVILLEGAYEYERETTARMIRRNAYGALLGGAAGQFFGNNPIWHFTGPGVFTSDQKWQEALASPGARSMSVMKAIFDKIPWSQLKPDRDNEISGVDESYAAALPDRSLIVIYGDADGFKVKRNAISNGQEAIWGDPSSVKFLPSKSPKIDGEFGIYPAPEDRKNVNNSDWILVIGSPEQLQLIQKR, from the coding sequence ATGAGAATTTCACGATTAGGTTTCATTTTGTGCTTTTCGCTGCTTCTGACAGGAGTGGCTCAAGCCGAGAATGTTTTCCCTGTCAGAGTAAGTCAGGATCATCGCACTTTTGAAGACGCTCAAGGCAAGCCGTTTTTGTTGCATGGCGACACGGCCTGGTCGTTGATCGCGGAACTGAAGCGAAACGATGTCGAAACTTATCTGGCTGATCGCCGCGAACGCGGTTTTAATGCCATTCTGGTCAATCTGATCGAACGTCAGTTTTCAAGCAATCCGCCAAGAAATGCGTATGGCGAGTTGCCTTTCGCAAACGAGGCCTTTGGTGCGCTTAATCCGAAATATTTCGATCATGCTGCATGGATAATTGGACGGGCGCAGAAGCTTGGGCTGGTGGTCTTTCTCGCGCCTGCCTATCTCGGCGTAAATGGTGGCGATCAGGGCTGGTTCGCTGAAGCACAGGCCGCAGGCCCTGAGAAAATGAAAGCTTACGGCAAAGCCATCGCGCAAAAGTTCTCAAAATTCCCCAACATCGTTTGGGCGTTGGGCGGTGATTTTGATGCGCCGGATCGAGAACTCGTGTCAAAGCTTGCAGAAGGAATTGCAGCGATTTCTCCTCATGCACTGCAAACCGTTCATTCGGGACGCGATACAAAGACTGCCAAGCTATGGGCAGATCAGCACTGGTTGGCGATCGATACGGTCTATACATATAACAATATTCACAAAACGACCCTCGACCGCAGCAAATCAAGCAGGATGCCGGTAATCCTACTCGAAGGGGCCTATGAGTATGAGCGTGAGACGACCGCACGCATGATACGCCGCAATGCTTATGGCGCGCTTTTAGGTGGTGCGGCTGGGCAATTCTTTGGCAACAATCCCATCTGGCATTTTACTGGCCCCGGCGTCTTCACCTCGGATCAGAAATGGCAAGAGGCGCTGGCCAGTCCCGGTGCGCGATCAATGTCAGTCATGAAAGCGATTTTTGATAAGATACCGTGGTCACAATTGAAGCCAGATCGCGATAATGAGATTTCCGGCGTTGATGAAAGCTATGCAGCAGCTTTGCCAGATCGCAGTCTGATCGTTATCTATGGCGATGCTGACGGTTTCAAAGTGAAGCGAAATGCTATTTCCAATGGTCAAGAAGCCATATGGGGCGATCCAAGTTCGGTCAAATTTTTGCCGTCAAAAAGCCCGAAAATCGACGGTGAATTTGGCATTTATCCGGCACCCGAAGACCGCAAGAACGTAAATAACAGCGACTGGATTCTGGTAATCGGTAGTCCTGAACAATTGCAGCTCATCCAAAAGAGGTAG